TATTTCTTTTATACGATTTAAAATAACACGCCGCTCTTCCAATTCAATTCGTTTATATATTGTCATGCTCAAATTAAACTCTCCTACGTCTTCAGGACGTTTCATATCTATGTATGAACGCTTTTGTTGGCCTTGCTTTTTTAGTTCTTCAACATTTGATATTTTAACTGATTCATAAGATGATAACATCATATCCCCCCTTATTGAATATGATAAAATTAGAATATTATAGATAATATTCAATCAATAAACTTCTTCAAGCAAATTGTTATATTATCAAAAGAAACATTCTTCCCTTCTGGCAGATACTTTCCTTCGAGTGATAAAACCTTCACTCACTTCTGTAATTTTAACTCTATCAAGTTTAAATCTTCTTTCCCATTTGGCTAAAGCTTCAGCAACTGCTGCATAGATCTCCAAGTTTCGATTTATCTATAAGTTCAAATAGTCTAGAGCCATCTCATAACTCTACTGCCAATTGGTGTGGTTAGAATATCAACTATCGATTGCTTTAAATGCTCTAACCCTTCTAATACCTTACCATTACTGACACTCATTCCCCTCATGTTTTAATTACAAAATACATTATACTTATTACTTCAAATCCACATGAGACTAAATCTCCCACTCTTGCTATACCAAAGCAAAAACAGTAGCTGAATTAACACTTTATTTTCTGTGAAATTATCAGACTTTCTTGCAACAGGATTTCCATTTACAAACATATCATTGCTTCCTTTAGTACAAATATGTGGTTACGCAATAATCTCCTATTCGAACAACAATAGACCTCTTTCGAAACTCATATAGAAAATTATAAATAGCAGCAATCAAATTGAATCTCAGAGCAAAACTCTGCGATAATTTTGAATCTAACCCAATCACATTCTCTATTACCACTCTTTTGCTCATGGGTTCCCGATTTTCTTTCTTTTGTTCGTTAGTCAATTTTTTGTTTTTCTATGTGGCAGCTCTCATGAATTTTTCTCATCCCTCTGTATCCACTATCCGCTAAAACTTTAACAATTTTTGATTCCTTGAATATTCGAAAATTCTGCCGTTTGCAAATGATTTGCTCTGTTTTTCTACAATTAACTGAGTTTTGAATGTATTTCTTACCTGAATTCGTTGCTTTTTTTGGGTCTTTCTATCGGTGTTTCTGTACTATCTATCACTAAAACTTCATATTCCATATCACTTTTTAATAATTCTTTTCGATTCGGTAACGCAAAATCTGGGTGCTCTATTATTCTACCCACTTTACTGTTTTATATCTCCCATAGCTTTGTGCAACATGGAAATAGGTCCACGAATAATGCCATTAATTTCCTCATTTAGCCTTCCTCTTTTTTCCTGTAGAACTTTCACTATCTTATTGAATTTTTAGCCCTTGCGAAATTTCTCATCCTCCAACTCTTTTACTATTTTATATTTTTTTGAAACCTTCCCCTTTTCTGATTTTAGGCTAGTTTCGATAGAGGTCTATTGAAATTTTTTTGGAGCAAGAAATTTAGTAAGAAGCGTAGCAACCAATCCTTTAGGTGCTATCTTCTTGAATTGCTTCTCCACTAATTCTTCTTTTTCCTTCTTATCAAGTTTATCAAACTCTTCCTTTTTAATTCCAAGACGTGTATAGTGGTCTGTAGCCATAATCTTATTTATTAATTAATTTACAAATTGTACTTATTTTATATTAAAATAATGTTAATTTATTAATAAATATAATTTTATATATTGCTTGTTTTTATTTCAGCCTGTAAAAAATTAATAGCTCCTATCTCTATACACTTATGGTAGAATGGCTCAAATCAGATGAACCTATTGAATATTTAAATGCTGTAGAATTTATGGAAGAGAGGATTAAGCTGATCTCTGGTGGAATAAAACCAGAGCTAATTTGGCTACTTGAACATCCAGCAATATATACAGCAGGTATCAGCGCAGATGCAGCAGAGATAAGTACAAATGTCACCATTCCTGTTTTTCAAACTGGTCGTGGAGGTAAGTATACCTATCATGGTCCAGGGCAACGGGTAATCTATGCAATGCTTGATCTTAAAAAAAGAAATAAATGCGATGTAAGGCTGTATATCAAAAATTTAAGTACCTGGATAATAAACAGCCTACGCCATTTTTCAATCTATGGAGAGTTTAAA
This sequence is a window from Candidatus Mesenet endosymbiont of Phosphuga atrata. Protein-coding genes within it:
- the lipB gene encoding lipoyl(octanoyl) transferase LipB produces the protein MVEWLKSDEPIEYLNAVEFMEERIKLISGGIKPELIWLLEHPAIYTAGISADAAEISTNVTIPVFQTGRGGKYTYHGPGQRVIYAMLDLKKRNKCDVRLYIKNLSTWIINSLRHFSIYGEFKSDLIGVWVNTNGKEEKIAAFGIKIRKWITYHGIALNVHPDLSHYNSIIPCGISEYGITSMKKLGIKPSLSAVDEVLQKEFYKVFSKT